One segment of Polyangiaceae bacterium DNA contains the following:
- a CDS encoding DoxX family protein — translation MEQSVEAPRMSKGALWAGRILSGLAAAFLAVDAVVKLLQLEPAIKGTAELGYPVGVVFPLGIVLAICVGLYIVPRTRVLGAILLTGYLGGAVATHVRVSGPLASHVLSPVYFGVVLWLGLWLRDPKLRALVPLVR, via the coding sequence ATGGAACAGTCAGTTGAAGCCCCGAGAATGTCCAAGGGTGCGCTCTGGGCGGGACGGATTCTGAGCGGACTGGCGGCGGCGTTTCTGGCAGTGGACGCGGTGGTCAAACTGCTCCAGTTGGAGCCCGCGATCAAAGGCACCGCGGAGCTCGGCTACCCCGTTGGCGTGGTCTTCCCGTTGGGTATCGTGCTGGCCATTTGCGTTGGTCTCTACATCGTCCCTCGCACCCGGGTGCTGGGCGCCATCCTGCTCACCGGATACCTAGGTGGCGCCGTCGCCACGCACGTACGCGTTTCGGGGCCCCTCGCCTCCCATGTGCTCTCGCCAGTTTACTTCGGTGTCGTGCTCTGGCTCGGACTCTGGCTTCGGGATCCCAAGCTGCGCGCGCTGGTGCCGCTCGTGCGATAG
- a CDS encoding protein phosphatase 2C domain-containing protein, producing MAHHFPPGMEQSVAALEAAIWPQLQPLGVTELRFVVLGTSARAEFYVGSRALAQSASYSTAEPRMMPRMPFTRGAPLRGGTALFEYCAGTTLGSCREVNEDAFAVFARQNALVVVDGCGGVSSGASAAWLAVAQIERVLAGESDADAGPADADVLARAVLSANTVVLHDGQQHRERRGQGATLCAVRIMPGWVAVAHVGDCRVGRHRGSEFSWLTQDHSLAAEMQKSGAPEEQIEQAQRDHSTVVTRAVGVGESLAVDVSYHPTREGDVFLLCSDGLARHVAHARVSSLIAEDSGLTARCDALLAASEAAGGWDNATVILARVLR from the coding sequence ATGGCCCACCACTTTCCGCCCGGAATGGAGCAGAGCGTCGCGGCGCTCGAGGCTGCGATCTGGCCGCAGCTTCAGCCCCTGGGCGTCACCGAGCTTCGCTTCGTGGTGCTCGGCACGTCGGCGCGCGCGGAGTTCTATGTAGGATCTCGCGCTCTCGCGCAATCGGCCTCATACTCGACCGCGGAACCGCGCATGATGCCACGGATGCCGTTCACGCGAGGGGCCCCGCTGAGGGGCGGCACTGCGCTGTTCGAGTACTGCGCGGGCACGACCCTGGGTTCATGTCGCGAGGTCAACGAGGACGCGTTCGCCGTCTTTGCGCGCCAAAACGCCCTCGTCGTGGTGGATGGTTGCGGTGGCGTCTCTTCGGGGGCCAGTGCTGCTTGGCTCGCAGTCGCGCAGATCGAGCGGGTACTCGCTGGAGAGTCGGACGCCGACGCGGGGCCTGCCGACGCAGACGTGTTGGCGCGTGCGGTCCTTTCCGCGAACACCGTGGTTCTGCACGACGGCCAACAGCACCGCGAGCGTAGAGGTCAGGGCGCAACACTGTGCGCCGTCCGCATCATGCCGGGGTGGGTCGCCGTTGCACACGTGGGCGATTGTCGCGTCGGGCGCCATCGCGGCTCGGAGTTCAGCTGGTTGACCCAGGACCACTCGCTCGCCGCCGAGATGCAGAAGAGCGGCGCCCCAGAGGAACAGATCGAACAAGCGCAGCGCGACCACTCCACTGTCGTCACCCGTGCGGTGGGAGTCGGTGAGAGTCTGGCGGTCGACGTGAGCTACCACCCCACGAGGGAGGGTGATGTCTTCTTGCTCTGCAGCGATGGCCTCGCGCGCCACGTCGCTCACGCTCGTGTGAGCTCGCTGATCGCGGAAGACTCCGGCCTCACCGCGCGTTGCGACGCCCTGCTCGCCGCCTCGGAAGCGGCGGGAGGCTGGGACAACGCCACGGTGATCCTGGCGCGGGTGTTGCGGTAG
- a CDS encoding sigma-70 family RNA polymerase sigma factor, producing the protein MAASGTELEAHRSALTGHCYRMMGSVVDAEDAVQETLVRAWKALDGFDGRSSLGTWLYRIATNVCLDHLAQRKRRHLPVLFAPQGFIGADLGQLPHEHWIEPLPDASVVLESVDPAEIAELRQSIRLAFVAALQELPARQRAVLLLVEVLGWSAAEIADSLEMSVAAVNSALQRARATLVAKAPTPAPSELTAEQAALVERYAEAFERYDVDQLAALLHEDATLSMPPLSLWLRGAATIREWQLGPGSGCRGSRLLPTRASGVLAFGQYRPDPDGGHAPWALIVPEVVGDRIASVTSFLDTKTLFPRFNLPSHLSP; encoded by the coding sequence ATGGCGGCCAGTGGCACCGAACTCGAGGCGCATCGCAGCGCGTTGACTGGCCATTGCTATCGAATGATGGGGTCCGTCGTCGACGCCGAGGACGCGGTTCAAGAGACGTTGGTGCGCGCCTGGAAGGCCCTCGACGGGTTCGACGGTCGTTCGTCGCTTGGAACTTGGCTGTACCGGATCGCGACCAACGTCTGTCTGGATCATCTGGCGCAACGCAAGCGCCGACACTTGCCCGTGCTGTTCGCGCCGCAGGGCTTCATAGGTGCGGACTTGGGGCAGCTTCCTCACGAGCACTGGATCGAGCCGCTGCCAGACGCGTCGGTCGTGCTGGAAAGCGTCGACCCCGCTGAGATCGCGGAGCTGCGGCAGAGCATTCGGCTCGCCTTCGTGGCAGCGCTGCAGGAGTTGCCAGCGCGACAGCGAGCGGTGTTGCTACTGGTCGAAGTGCTGGGCTGGTCTGCCGCGGAGATCGCGGACAGCCTCGAGATGAGCGTCGCCGCGGTGAACAGCGCGCTGCAACGCGCTCGCGCCACTCTGGTCGCGAAAGCCCCCACTCCCGCGCCCAGCGAGCTCACGGCCGAGCAGGCGGCGCTGGTGGAGCGCTATGCCGAGGCCTTCGAGCGCTACGACGTGGACCAGCTTGCCGCCTTGCTGCACGAGGACGCGACCCTGTCGATGCCACCGCTGTCGCTCTGGTTGCGCGGCGCAGCGACGATTCGCGAGTGGCAGCTCGGCCCGGGCTCTGGCTGCCGTGGCTCGCGCTTGCTGCCCACGCGCGCTTCGGGCGTCCTGGCCTTCGGTCAGTACCGACCCGATCCCGACGGCGGTCACGCTCCCTGGGCGCTCATCGTTCCCGAAGTCGTCGGTGATCGCATCGCCTCCGTAACTTCTTTTTTGGACACGAAGACGTTGTTTCCACGCTTCAATCTGCCCTCGCACCTGTCGCCGTAG
- a CDS encoding Uma2 family endonuclease, giving the protein MNEPAEKRATYADVLAAPPNRVAELVGGRLYTFPRPAAPHAHAASVLGMDIGSPFQRGRNGPGGWWILDEPELHFDDDVVVPDLGGWRRERMPTVPNVPHFTLPPDWLCEVLSPSTEAFDRADKLDVYARAHVSWVWLVNPLTHTLEVLRLREGAWTVHAIHRGDAVVRAEPFDAIELALSDLWLPSNESE; this is encoded by the coding sequence GTGAACGAACCGGCCGAGAAGCGAGCTACCTACGCAGACGTGCTGGCGGCACCGCCAAACCGCGTTGCGGAGCTCGTCGGCGGACGGCTGTACACTTTTCCCAGGCCGGCTGCGCCCCACGCCCACGCGGCGAGCGTGCTGGGGATGGACATCGGCTCGCCGTTCCAACGTGGGCGCAACGGACCCGGTGGGTGGTGGATCCTGGACGAACCGGAGCTTCACTTCGATGATGACGTAGTAGTTCCCGATCTCGGTGGCTGGCGGCGTGAACGCATGCCCACAGTGCCGAACGTGCCGCACTTCACCCTGCCCCCAGACTGGCTGTGCGAAGTGCTTTCGCCTTCGACGGAAGCCTTCGACCGAGCCGACAAGCTGGACGTCTACGCCCGAGCCCACGTGAGCTGGGTCTGGCTCGTGAACCCGCTCACGCACACCCTCGAAGTGCTGCGACTTCGCGAGGGCGCATGGACGGTGCATGCGATCCACCGTGGTGACGCCGTCGTGCGCGCGGAGCCCTTCGACGCGATCGAGCTGGCTTTGAGCGATCTCTGGCTGCCGAGTAACGAGAGCGAGTAG
- a CDS encoding Hsp20/alpha crystallin family protein, with protein sequence MTNMTTSPSVDVFESDGALYVLADMPGVHEDDVSVMLVPGLLRITGRADALRDSHGQCARYVRELPIDPRLEPDSIDATLHNGQLRLRIPKTSRPTPIPIEPT encoded by the coding sequence ATGACGAACATGACTACTTCGCCAAGCGTGGACGTCTTCGAGAGCGACGGCGCGCTCTACGTTCTGGCCGACATGCCCGGCGTGCACGAAGACGACGTGAGCGTAATGCTCGTGCCGGGGCTGCTGCGCATCACGGGCAGAGCCGACGCGCTACGCGACTCGCACGGCCAGTGCGCTCGCTACGTGCGCGAGCTCCCCATCGATCCGCGCCTGGAACCGGACAGCATCGACGCCACCTTGCACAACGGCCAGTTACGCCTCCGCATCCCCAAGACGTCGCGCCCCACGCCAATTCCCATCGAGCCGACCTGA
- a CDS encoding choice-of-anchor Q domain-containing protein, which yields MRRVFALSATAMVIGALILVSCSGDDSTFRGAPKQDSGADASAGQGGASGSAGQGGQDAAAEAAAGMAGTAGMDSGPEVLCSDNDADGTTDCNGDCDDNDPTAFPGNAEVCGDLVDNDCDKTVDNGCSNLGTFVSAQTGDDLNPGTKDKPVKSIAQGVKNAQTIVAAQTLPGPIDVFIAEGHYSEKVTLIEGISLVGGFSCTAQPCSWARDPKTYDSAILNTDMQGVAADATITRATRIDGLRIVGSDGDFGNTFPGTTAIIVLGGSPTIVNNVIQAGQSKGGFWPGGRSVGIAVVAPSNSLQGVLIENNDITAGDAPNSESAGILISAPPGGNAKAYAEITSNRVTGGECKTSNALSIHNTGKGTSITNNDIVGGEGVEWGSWGISVSGTATIDANRINVDPNTRPKCSLAKSWCGGINSESSTTVITNNVVFGANHATSTALFLTEFETPTGTVVANSNYLDGAGNGAGVSAAVALQHGQCCGQVATVGRLINNIFAAGTGAQRFGIYEVKVTSPSVRAAHPETLQNNLFFLPSPTGQDALYQYWSGSAISLKTTDADVNALAAQLGPVSGNFSADPLVDATYHLQAGSPAIDKGIATDAPAADMDGEARPKGTAHDVGPDEAQ from the coding sequence ATGCGACGCGTCTTTGCGCTGAGCGCTACTGCGATGGTGATCGGAGCATTGATTCTGGTGAGCTGCTCGGGAGACGACAGCACTTTCCGCGGCGCTCCCAAACAAGACTCCGGTGCGGACGCGAGCGCGGGACAGGGCGGTGCCTCGGGGAGCGCGGGTCAAGGCGGACAAGATGCCGCTGCCGAAGCCGCGGCTGGCATGGCTGGCACGGCCGGCATGGATTCGGGGCCAGAAGTCCTGTGCTCGGACAACGACGCAGATGGCACCACCGACTGCAACGGGGATTGTGACGACAACGACCCCACGGCCTTCCCTGGCAACGCGGAAGTGTGCGGAGATCTCGTCGACAACGACTGCGACAAGACCGTGGACAACGGCTGTTCCAACCTGGGCACGTTCGTTTCCGCACAGACCGGAGACGACCTGAATCCGGGCACGAAGGACAAGCCGGTCAAGAGCATTGCGCAGGGCGTGAAGAACGCGCAGACCATCGTCGCTGCGCAGACACTTCCGGGCCCCATTGATGTGTTCATCGCGGAGGGGCACTACTCGGAGAAGGTCACGTTGATCGAAGGCATCAGCCTGGTCGGTGGCTTTTCATGCACCGCTCAACCTTGTAGTTGGGCACGCGATCCGAAGACCTACGACAGTGCGATCCTGAACACCGACATGCAAGGCGTGGCCGCAGATGCGACCATCACCCGCGCGACGCGTATCGATGGGCTGCGCATCGTGGGTTCGGATGGGGACTTCGGCAACACCTTCCCGGGCACGACCGCCATCATCGTGCTGGGTGGCTCGCCCACGATCGTCAACAACGTGATTCAAGCAGGGCAGTCCAAGGGGGGCTTCTGGCCGGGCGGCCGCTCCGTCGGCATCGCCGTGGTCGCTCCTTCGAATAGCCTGCAAGGCGTACTAATCGAGAACAACGACATTACCGCCGGTGACGCACCGAACAGCGAGTCAGCGGGCATTCTGATCAGCGCGCCTCCCGGTGGCAACGCCAAGGCCTACGCCGAGATCACGAGCAATCGCGTCACTGGTGGCGAGTGCAAGACGAGCAATGCACTATCCATTCACAACACCGGCAAAGGTACTAGCATCACCAATAACGATATCGTGGGCGGTGAGGGCGTGGAGTGGGGCTCCTGGGGTATCAGTGTCAGTGGGACGGCGACCATTGATGCCAACCGCATCAACGTCGACCCCAACACTCGACCGAAGTGCTCCTTGGCCAAGAGCTGGTGCGGCGGGATCAACAGCGAAAGCTCCACGACGGTGATCACCAACAACGTCGTATTCGGCGCGAACCATGCTACGAGTACCGCGCTCTTCCTGACGGAGTTCGAAACGCCCACGGGCACTGTCGTCGCCAACTCGAACTATCTCGATGGCGCGGGCAACGGCGCGGGCGTCAGCGCTGCAGTGGCGCTACAGCATGGGCAGTGTTGCGGTCAGGTGGCAACCGTGGGGCGGTTGATCAACAACATCTTCGCGGCCGGTACGGGCGCACAGCGTTTCGGCATCTACGAGGTCAAGGTCACCAGCCCGAGCGTTCGGGCTGCGCATCCCGAGACGCTGCAGAACAACCTGTTCTTCTTGCCGTCGCCCACGGGCCAGGACGCGCTGTATCAGTACTGGAGCGGCTCCGCGATCTCGCTGAAGACGACGGACGCGGACGTCAATGCGCTGGCCGCCCAGCTCGGACCCGTCTCCGGCAACTTCAGCGCCGACCCGCTGGTGGACGCGACCTACCACCTGCAGGCGGGCTCCCCGGCGATCGACAAGGGCATCGCGACCGATGCACCTGCCGCCGACATGGATGGCGAGGCGCGACCCAAGGGCACCGCGCACGACGTGGGACCCGACGAAGCGCAGTGA
- a CDS encoding Uma2 family endonuclease, with protein sequence MVAAPYFPFQTRTQRDEQRVLLEGVPWSTYVVLRDSVDSPGIRMTYLKGVLEIMSPSREHEVSKTQIARLLELFCLERDIPLFGYGSTTFRKEEKERGLEPDECYCRGADKEVPDVALEVVVTRGNIDKLEVYRGLGVREVWVFEDGEFSLFALRGESYVAIGSSEVLPEVDLAQLATFALEADQHAALKAYQNALRS encoded by the coding sequence GTGGTCGCTGCGCCTTACTTCCCATTTCAAACCCGCACCCAGCGGGATGAGCAGCGCGTGCTGCTCGAGGGCGTGCCGTGGTCCACCTACGTGGTGCTGCGAGACTCCGTCGACAGCCCCGGGATTCGCATGACGTACCTGAAGGGGGTGCTGGAGATCATGAGTCCGTCGCGAGAGCATGAAGTGTCAAAGACGCAGATCGCGCGCCTGCTCGAACTCTTCTGCTTGGAGCGCGACATTCCCCTCTTCGGCTATGGCTCCACTACCTTTCGCAAAGAAGAGAAGGAGCGGGGGCTCGAACCCGACGAGTGCTACTGCCGGGGTGCGGACAAAGAGGTTCCCGACGTCGCTCTCGAAGTGGTGGTGACTCGCGGGAACATCGACAAGCTCGAGGTCTACCGAGGCCTTGGCGTCCGCGAGGTGTGGGTATTCGAGGACGGCGAGTTCTCCCTGTTCGCATTGCGTGGCGAGAGCTACGTCGCCATCGGCTCGAGCGAGGTGCTACCCGAGGTCGACCTTGCGCAACTGGCGACCTTCGCCCTCGAAGCCGACCAACACGCTGCGCTCAAAGCTTATCAGAACGCCCTGCGCTCTTGA
- a CDS encoding glycosyltransferase produces the protein MIEEVEVQQGNTLADYEAYAHLARPVDELRREAEPLVKALGGRRVWMVNSTAKGGGVAEMLPRQIALLRELGLQAHWLVIGTERTAFFDLTKRLHNAIHGAGEGGFSAEDRALYDKVGEELAAEIAPRMAPGDVLVVHDPQPAAMGARIRQTHDVIAVWRCHIGLDEENTQTQAAWRLLESSLREYDHGIFTAPEYIPTFMAGHASLITPAIDPLTDKNRPLSAHRLTGVLCNSGLALEHSPVLPGPFACQAERLRPDGSFGPAADPDEIGLLYRPIVTQISRWDRLKGWKPLLDAFAQLKLQYTGLDELSDVQRRRFSLCRLVFAGPEPAAVADDPEAKDVLDELIASYRALPAAVQKDVVLLSLPMGSTRENALMVNALQSCSSIVVQNSVREGFGLTVTEPMYKGVPVLGSPACGIRQQIRDGIDGRLHHDAADPAVIATALVEMLNDPAGRATWGRTGQRRAYDEFLIFSQLRSWLRVLSAAVDRGSFAPPRPSKFPPSSR, from the coding sequence GTGATCGAGGAAGTCGAAGTGCAACAGGGCAATACTCTTGCGGACTACGAAGCCTACGCGCACTTGGCGCGACCCGTAGACGAGCTGCGCCGAGAGGCAGAACCTCTCGTGAAGGCGCTCGGTGGAAGGCGAGTTTGGATGGTGAACTCCACCGCCAAGGGCGGCGGCGTGGCCGAAATGCTGCCGCGCCAGATCGCGCTGCTGCGCGAGCTCGGGCTGCAAGCGCACTGGCTCGTGATCGGCACCGAGCGCACCGCGTTCTTCGATCTCACCAAGCGTCTGCACAACGCCATCCACGGCGCGGGTGAAGGCGGCTTCAGCGCCGAGGACCGCGCGCTCTACGACAAGGTCGGAGAGGAGCTCGCTGCGGAGATCGCGCCGCGCATGGCTCCCGGCGACGTCCTAGTCGTACATGATCCTCAGCCCGCGGCGATGGGCGCGCGCATTCGGCAGACTCACGACGTGATCGCGGTGTGGCGCTGTCACATCGGGCTGGACGAAGAGAACACGCAGACCCAGGCCGCATGGCGCCTGCTCGAATCGTCCCTGCGCGAGTACGACCACGGCATCTTCACTGCGCCGGAATACATCCCCACCTTCATGGCCGGGCATGCGTCATTGATCACGCCAGCCATCGATCCGCTCACGGACAAGAACCGTCCTCTCTCGGCGCACCGTCTCACGGGCGTGCTCTGCAACTCGGGGCTGGCGCTGGAGCACAGCCCAGTGCTGCCGGGACCCTTCGCCTGTCAGGCCGAGCGACTGCGCCCCGACGGTAGCTTCGGCCCCGCCGCCGATCCCGACGAGATCGGTCTGCTGTACCGGCCGATCGTGACGCAGATCTCGCGTTGGGACCGCTTGAAGGGTTGGAAGCCGCTGCTCGACGCCTTTGCGCAGCTGAAGCTGCAATACACGGGCTTGGACGAGCTCAGCGACGTGCAAAGGCGACGCTTCTCCCTATGTCGCCTGGTCTTCGCCGGTCCGGAACCCGCGGCGGTGGCCGACGATCCCGAGGCGAAGGACGTGCTGGACGAGCTGATCGCCAGCTATCGCGCGCTGCCCGCGGCGGTGCAGAAGGACGTCGTGCTGCTGTCGCTGCCCATGGGTTCGACGCGGGAGAACGCGCTCATGGTCAACGCGCTGCAGAGCTGTTCGTCCATCGTGGTGCAGAACTCCGTGCGCGAGGGCTTCGGACTCACCGTGACGGAGCCGATGTACAAGGGCGTTCCCGTCCTCGGTTCCCCGGCCTGTGGCATTCGTCAGCAGATCCGCGACGGCATCGACGGGCGCTTGCACCACGACGCAGCGGATCCCGCCGTGATCGCGACGGCGCTGGTGGAGATGCTGAACGATCCCGCAGGCCGCGCGACCTGGGGCCGCACCGGACAGCGCCGCGCGTACGACGAGTTCCTGATCTTCTCGCAACTACGTAGTTGGCTGCGCGTACTCTCCGCAGCAGTCGATCGCGGCAGCTTCGCTCCCCCCCGCCCCAGCAAGTTCCCACCGTCTTCACGCTGA
- a CDS encoding DUF3160 domain-containing protein, whose translation MARIPSFLGRPRRFRRNTLAAAFALSAGLALSACPAPPGQVEAPTHPLATAAPTASTVAAVADAGSDAAASPPAPPAIPDFAFSSRKKVGANACEAAEDTLARAAKEVLAQTASPRVASHPWNRQQAPEHLKRLRERYALTAAELALLNKNGFVVADRLEQPGFTRAFHDIHQSQLPVYVSADAIFHAVFRGHERIVASVETDLAERLQHTLGKMRAALPGAASALPREVAEDLDVYLTVAQSLIDDEYRPSQLGQDAVAKPLVGDAQSASGGMKQVTLFGRPRIIDFSQFAPRSYYASYADGALKPYFRAAMWLSRLEFNLVSRASRSSQPGFTPNPAETPREAVVAMALAQLAKQAGVMDDVKLLDDAWLAVAGKREDVSVQQLLALQQKARVTKLTIPDSADALRKAIGSDFQRTGRVHYMPQGSWPLPTIATFLGPRILPDTVALTHVVHADVDSRDTPHFGDIGFLLGHERANRYLQRDFAHFTTLKAKLEQGRSTLSQEVAPGMFGAWLEAARRLSIEPTGQVASFTKTDAFRDARLASAIAAYGQLRHGAVLMAGEPYSEGGCEIPDGYVDPVPDVYAMLREYAKRGRDFATRVGNTDAVQHFDRVSGVMSVLQRIAEHELAGQALSDAEKRWLAMIVEITPPSSDSPGSYDGWYFDLFPDIDSAFEQEAFVADWFTGANTGAVMSVAARPPRLGLFVVDVNGPPRVFVGPMASPFEHRGSVRRRLTDADVAKVKQRNAPWEASYVAKAPHAPALQVVSLGVETNGDRAVQALGIASSKEGVIELLNHHREVMASARIPAHGTFSLVKVAIPGDETPERVRVRVGDYSWEGGSEIYAGIVFHDSKQGNVMDYERAWKLKESLTQRLLNPPMPSAHRGSM comes from the coding sequence ATGGCTCGGATCCCTAGCTTCCTTGGGCGACCTCGTCGCTTCCGGCGAAACACCCTGGCCGCCGCTTTTGCCCTGAGCGCGGGGCTCGCGCTGTCGGCGTGTCCGGCGCCGCCCGGCCAGGTCGAAGCACCGACGCACCCGCTCGCGACGGCAGCGCCGACAGCGAGTACCGTCGCGGCAGTGGCGGACGCGGGAAGCGATGCGGCGGCAAGCCCCCCCGCGCCGCCGGCCATTCCCGACTTCGCCTTCTCTTCACGCAAGAAGGTCGGCGCCAATGCCTGCGAGGCGGCAGAGGACACGCTGGCTCGTGCAGCGAAAGAAGTATTGGCACAAACTGCCAGCCCTCGCGTCGCGTCTCACCCGTGGAATCGCCAACAAGCACCTGAACACCTGAAGCGACTTCGCGAACGCTACGCGCTGACCGCCGCGGAACTCGCGCTCTTGAACAAGAATGGCTTCGTGGTGGCGGATCGCTTGGAGCAACCGGGCTTCACACGCGCCTTTCACGACATCCATCAATCGCAGCTGCCGGTGTACGTGTCGGCCGACGCGATCTTCCACGCCGTGTTCCGCGGACACGAGCGCATCGTGGCCTCCGTGGAGACGGATCTCGCGGAACGACTGCAGCACACCCTCGGCAAGATGCGCGCCGCGCTGCCAGGAGCCGCCAGCGCGCTGCCGCGCGAGGTCGCGGAAGACTTGGACGTGTATCTCACCGTCGCGCAGAGCTTGATCGACGACGAGTATCGACCCTCACAGCTCGGGCAAGATGCGGTGGCCAAGCCCTTGGTCGGCGATGCCCAGAGCGCGAGCGGCGGCATGAAGCAAGTGACGCTGTTCGGCCGCCCGCGCATCATCGACTTTTCGCAGTTTGCGCCGCGCAGTTACTACGCCAGCTACGCCGACGGCGCGCTCAAGCCGTACTTTCGCGCTGCGATGTGGCTGTCGCGGCTGGAGTTCAACCTGGTGTCGAGGGCTAGCCGCAGCTCCCAACCTGGCTTCACCCCGAACCCCGCGGAGACGCCGCGTGAGGCCGTAGTCGCGATGGCCCTTGCGCAGCTGGCGAAGCAAGCCGGGGTGATGGACGACGTGAAGTTGCTCGACGACGCCTGGCTAGCCGTTGCCGGCAAGCGTGAAGACGTGAGCGTGCAGCAATTGCTCGCACTGCAGCAGAAGGCACGCGTGACGAAGCTGACGATTCCCGACAGCGCAGACGCGCTGCGCAAAGCCATCGGCAGCGACTTTCAGCGCACCGGGCGCGTGCACTACATGCCGCAGGGATCCTGGCCGCTGCCCACGATCGCGACCTTCTTGGGTCCGCGCATTCTGCCCGACACGGTCGCGCTCACCCATGTGGTGCACGCCGACGTCGATAGTCGTGACACGCCGCACTTCGGCGACATTGGCTTCTTGCTGGGTCATGAGCGCGCGAACCGCTACCTGCAGCGGGACTTCGCGCACTTCACGACGCTGAAGGCAAAGCTCGAGCAAGGGCGCTCGACCCTGAGCCAGGAAGTCGCGCCGGGCATGTTCGGGGCGTGGCTGGAAGCGGCGCGGCGCCTGAGCATCGAGCCCACGGGACAGGTTGCCAGCTTCACCAAGACCGATGCGTTTCGCGATGCGCGATTGGCCAGCGCCATCGCCGCCTATGGGCAATTGCGCCACGGCGCGGTGCTGATGGCTGGCGAGCCCTACTCCGAGGGCGGCTGCGAAATCCCCGACGGCTACGTGGATCCAGTGCCCGACGTGTACGCCATGCTGCGCGAGTACGCCAAGCGCGGCCGCGACTTTGCCACGCGCGTCGGCAACACTGACGCGGTGCAACACTTCGATCGCGTGAGCGGCGTGATGTCCGTGTTGCAGCGCATCGCCGAGCACGAGCTGGCGGGCCAGGCCTTGTCGGATGCGGAGAAGCGCTGGCTGGCGATGATCGTGGAGATCACGCCGCCTTCGTCGGATTCGCCCGGTAGCTACGACGGCTGGTACTTCGATCTGTTTCCCGACATCGATTCGGCCTTCGAGCAAGAGGCCTTCGTGGCCGACTGGTTCACCGGCGCGAACACCGGCGCCGTCATGTCCGTTGCGGCGCGCCCGCCTCGGCTGGGGCTCTTCGTCGTGGACGTCAACGGCCCGCCGCGGGTGTTCGTCGGTCCCATGGCCAGCCCTTTCGAGCATCGCGGTTCGGTGCGCCGACGCCTGACGGACGCCGACGTGGCGAAGGTGAAGCAGCGCAACGCACCTTGGGAAGCGAGCTACGTTGCCAAAGCACCGCACGCTCCTGCGCTGCAAGTTGTCAGCTTGGGCGTGGAAACCAACGGCGACCGCGCCGTGCAGGCGCTGGGCATTGCCAGCAGCAAAGAGGGCGTCATCGAGCTGCTGAACCATCATCGCGAAGTGATGGCCAGCGCGCGCATCCCCGCTCACGGCACCTTCAGCCTGGTGAAGGTCGCGATCCCCGGCGACGAGACTCCGGAGCGCGTCCGCGTGCGCGTGGGCGACTACTCCTGGGAGGGCGGCAGCGAGATCTACGCAGGCATCGTCTTCCACGACTCGAAGCAGGGCAACGTCATGGACTACGAGCGCGCCTGGAAGCTCAAGGAATCCCTGACGCAGCGACTCCTCAACCCTCCCATGCCCAGCGCGCACCGGGGATCGATGTAG
- a CDS encoding Hsp20/alpha crystallin family protein: MNPALAFEDLDDVEKHSVNTLRPPANSIVRLAIPGMHANTSAVDAEWDSLIAERLPENKPPREFRDTERPESEVTPTLRPVEQAPALRPVEQAPVSRPAFPRMHVHYAAKYVSVTFELPGFEPGDIALTVEPEVITLQAERHDDVPKAARVVSRERPAGGFRRTLKLLHRVDPKRVYARVHAGLLVVEMAHAGAERPVAVREI; the protein is encoded by the coding sequence ATGAACCCTGCACTAGCGTTCGAAGATCTGGATGACGTCGAGAAGCACAGCGTCAACACGCTGCGTCCTCCGGCCAACTCCATCGTGCGCTTGGCCATTCCCGGCATGCACGCGAACACCAGCGCGGTGGACGCGGAGTGGGACAGCCTGATTGCCGAGCGTCTTCCCGAAAACAAGCCACCCCGCGAGTTCCGCGACACAGAGCGCCCCGAGAGCGAAGTGACGCCGACGTTGCGCCCCGTCGAGCAAGCCCCAGCGTTGCGCCCCGTCGAGCAAGCCCCAGTCTCGCGCCCGGCCTTTCCGCGCATGCACGTGCACTACGCCGCCAAGTACGTGTCCGTGACCTTCGAGCTGCCCGGCTTCGAGCCCGGCGACATCGCGTTGACCGTGGAACCCGAGGTCATCACCCTGCAGGCGGAACGTCACGACGACGTGCCCAAGGCGGCGCGCGTGGTCAGCCGCGAGCGTCCCGCTGGCGGCTTTCGCCGCACGTTGAAGTTGCTGCATCGCGTGGATCCGAAACGAGTGTACGCCCGCGTGCACGCAGGACTGCTCGTGGTGGAGATGGCTCACGCTGGCGCCGAGCGTCCGGTGGCGGTCCGTGAAATCTAG